The following proteins are encoded in a genomic region of Brachyspira pilosicoli:
- the rpsG gene encoding 30S ribosomal protein S7: MARRRRAQTRKINADPIYGSVVISKFINKLMYDGKKSKAENIFYKAMDLVKEKTGKDGLEAFNEAINNIKPQVEVKSRRVGGSTYQVPVEVRPDRQNSLAFTWLIDASRKRGGRSMIERLSNEIADAIEGKGQAVAKRDTVHRMAEGNKAFAHFRW; this comes from the coding sequence ATGGCAAGAAGAAGAAGAGCACAAACAAGAAAGATAAATGCTGACCCAATTTATGGCAGTGTTGTTATAAGTAAATTTATAAACAAATTAATGTATGACGGCAAAAAAAGTAAAGCTGAAAACATTTTTTATAAAGCTATGGATTTGGTAAAAGAGAAAACAGGAAAAGATGGTTTAGAGGCTTTCAATGAAGCTATTAACAACATAAAACCACAAGTAGAAGTAAAATCAAGAAGAGTTGGCGGTTCTACTTATCAAGTACCTGTTGAAGTTAGACCAGACAGACAAAATTCATTAGCTTTCACATGGCTTATAGATGCTTCAAGAAAAAGAGGCGGAAGAAGCATGATAGAGCGTTTGTCAAATGAAATAGCTGATGCGATAGAGGGTAAAGGTCAGGCAGTTGCTAAGAGAGATACAGTACATAGAATGGCTGAAGGTAACAAAGCATTTGCACACTTTAGGTGGTAA
- the rpsL gene encoding 30S ribosomal protein S12: MPTINQLVRKGRKRIVNKTKSPALMKCPQREGVCTRVTTTTPKKPNSAMRKIARVRITNGMEVTAYIPGIDHTLQEHNRVLIRGGRVKDLPGCRYHIVRGSREASGVEKRMKSRSKYGTKKPKA, translated from the coding sequence ATGCCTACAATTAATCAATTAGTAAGAAAAGGTCGTAAACGTATAGTAAATAAGACTAAATCACCTGCGTTAATGAAATGTCCGCAAAGAGAAGGTGTTTGTACTCGTGTAACAACAACTACACCAAAAAAACCTAACTCAGCTATGCGTAAAATAGCTCGTGTAAGAATAACAAACGGTATGGAAGTAACAGCATATATACCTGGTATAGACCATACATTACAAGAACACAACCGTGTACTTATAAGAGGCGGAAGGGTTAAGGACTTACCTGGTTGTCGTTATCACATAGTTAGAGGAAGCCGTGAAGCTTCTGGTGTAGAGAAGAGAATGAAGTCTAGAAGTAAATATGGTACTAAAAAACCTAAGGCTTAA
- a CDS encoding restriction endonuclease subunit S — protein sequence MKKTLLKNIADIKIGSQIQRLTAKKQSTPINIKLINLKAFDNFSTEFKPNSINNEPITIYQKNYNIIENNDILIRLREPFKAIIIKNNAQDYIISSLIANIKLKEKAQNICLPEFLAIYINSSRKIQNFLQKQSRGTGIISVGISNLYEIQINIPNIEEQKKIIEANRLFERSLEVERSILEQKEKFYIGVLKEFFTNERI from the coding sequence ATGAAAAAAACATTACTTAAAAATATAGCCGACATCAAAATCGGAAGCCAAATACAAAGATTAACCGCAAAAAAACAATCTACCCCCATAAACATTAAACTCATTAACCTAAAAGCATTCGATAATTTCTCTACAGAATTCAAACCTAACTCCATAAACAATGAACCAATAACAATATATCAAAAAAATTATAACATCATCGAAAATAATGACATACTCATAAGACTAAGAGAACCTTTTAAAGCAATAATCATAAAAAATAACGCCCAAGATTATATAATAAGCTCATTAATAGCCAACATCAAACTAAAAGAAAAAGCCCAAAATATATGTCTGCCTGAATTTTTAGCCATCTACATAAACTCAAGCAGAAAAATACAAAATTTCCTACAAAAACAATCCCGAGGCACAGGAATAATATCCGTAGGCATATCAAACCTATATGAAATACAAATAAATATTCCAAATATAGAAGAGCAAAAGAAAATAATAGAAGCCAACCGCCTATTTGAACGGTCATTGGAGGTAGAAAGAAGCATTTTAGAGCAGAAAGAAAAGTTTTATATTGGAGTGCTGAAAGAGTTTTTTACTAATGAAAGAATATAA
- a CDS encoding AAA family ATPase, whose amino-acid sequence MATYEQIKTLIKYHYDNDQNGFYTTALQIAAYEAKNGHEKFANDIKKLIDKKQKENNIKIIANVNDFSDLVIVQKSDYKMNNLIVNANIKLKLNRIIDEYKLQSKIKKYGLDNRRKLLLSGQPGVGKTLTASVIAGELSLPLHIVMIDKIITKYFGETSAKLRKIFDLLYDRRAVYLFDEFDAIGAERNLNNDIGEIRRVLNSFLQFIEQDKSNSIIVAATNNPKILDQALYRRFDDIIYYSLPSNEEIKLLINYRLGDFKPNKLSFAKILEKTKKLSHAEIVYACDNAIKEAILNDRRTITQSSLIKMIEERKNSYKFKDKK is encoded by the coding sequence ATGGCTACTTATGAACAAATAAAGACTTTAATAAAATATCATTATGATAATGATCAAAATGGTTTTTACACCACTGCATTACAAATAGCAGCTTATGAAGCTAAAAATGGTCATGAAAAATTTGCTAATGATATAAAAAAATTAATTGATAAAAAACAAAAAGAAAATAATATAAAAATTATTGCTAATGTAAATGATTTTTCAGATCTAGTCATTGTACAAAAATCAGATTATAAAATGAATAATCTCATAGTAAATGCTAATATTAAATTAAAATTAAATAGAATTATTGATGAATATAAATTGCAATCAAAAATAAAAAAATATGGTTTAGATAATAGAAGAAAATTGTTATTATCTGGACAGCCTGGAGTAGGAAAAACTTTAACAGCTTCTGTTATAGCTGGAGAATTATCTTTACCTTTGCATATTGTTATGATAGACAAAATAATAACAAAATACTTTGGTGAAACCAGTGCTAAATTGAGAAAGATTTTTGACTTATTATATGATAGAAGGGCAGTTTATTTATTTGACGAATTTGATGCTATAGGTGCTGAACGAAATTTAAACAATGATATTGGTGAAATAAGAAGAGTATTGAATTCATTCTTACAATTTATAGAACAAGATAAATCAAATAGTATAATAGTAGCAGCAACTAATAATCCCAAAATTTTAGACCAGGCATTATATAGAAGATTTGATGATATTATTTATTATTCATTACCAAGCAATGAAGAAATAAAATTACTTATTAATTATAGACTTGGAGATTTTAAACCTAATAAATTATCATTTGCAAAAATATTAGAAAAAACAAAAAAATTAAGTCATGCTGAAATCGTATATGCATGTGATAATGCAATAAAAGAAGCTATTTTAAATGATAGAAGAACTATAACACAATCAAGTTTAATAAAAATGATAGAGGAAAGAAAAAACTCTTACAAGTTTAAGGATAAGAAATAA
- a CDS encoding S8 family peptidase, with protein MATYKHIFIDEKYTMDFSRIGGGKLNLKPRNRKEHGEKIKKQFEDAISNFGECDTDSIRKIVFESAEDCDIVITSLLDKKHNITLINTDIIIKNNKIIKRVTVSIPKGAESFFLEKVNDYLKKITKKNNPKNKDLIESIENIYNAVLESFWDSEEIEYIPSIEKKFCEVWINYINNKSDETIKDFLNRCNYINIKVNKNALIFPEKIIFLIYASKGDILNLLKNCNNISKFKKYNDIIPFIINEENKNVKEEIIRDLQKRTKFNKGTDVIVDIFDTGINKNNPLINKFISNSYSFEEGVDLTDFDGHGTEMAGVVLYNDLENYIDNKKIIKINHRISSGKILPKTKIDKELWGSITERLVYESIRLNPKYNHIICMAVTSEDSTNNGKVTSWSATIDKLCYGDDINNKRIIFLPTGNIEEKYHKNYPEINKKQIVEDPSQSFNAITVGAYTEKYNLSDKEYKSYKVIANKNCISPYTKTSCRFNDKWSIKPDILMEGGNTAIDNTGFPTLVEELSTLTTSNNQNYFTTINATSAATAKASWFAAQIQSSYPNAWPETIRALMIHCAYWPDEMIKHLFPNFNHKIKSYYKSLLRICGYGVPNFDKAINTMENYLTLISQSEIKPFKKENSETKLNKMDLYDLPWPKDVLLNLGSLEVEMRVTLSYFIEPSPGEVGWDYHFKYSSHGLRFEVKKTLEKDQEFLRRINKLYQNNEEDEESNNSNLYNDNWVIGKNARDKGSIHSDIWRGTAADLATCDKIAVFPVGGWWKERKHLEKYEEKTRYSLIVSISTPEIDAEGNKINIYTPVINKLKIKPEIQAETQIEI; from the coding sequence ATGGCAACTTACAAACATATTTTTATTGATGAAAAATACACAATGGATTTTTCTAGAATCGGAGGTGGAAAATTAAATTTAAAACCTAGAAATAGAAAAGAACATGGTGAAAAAATAAAAAAACAATTTGAGGATGCAATAAGCAATTTTGGAGAATGCGATACTGATAGTATAAGAAAAATTGTATTTGAAAGTGCTGAAGATTGTGATATTGTAATAACTAGTTTATTAGATAAGAAACATAATATAACATTGATAAATACAGACATAATTATAAAAAATAATAAAATAATAAAAAGAGTTACTGTATCTATTCCTAAAGGAGCAGAAAGTTTTTTTCTGGAAAAAGTAAATGACTATCTAAAAAAAATAACTAAAAAAAATAATCCAAAAAATAAAGATTTAATTGAAAGTATAGAAAATATTTATAATGCGGTATTAGAGTCTTTTTGGGATAGTGAAGAAATTGAATATATACCTTCAATAGAAAAAAAATTTTGTGAAGTTTGGATTAATTATATTAATAATAAATCAGATGAAACAATAAAAGATTTTTTAAATAGATGTAATTATATAAATATAAAAGTTAATAAAAATGCTTTGATATTTCCTGAAAAAATTATTTTTTTAATTTATGCAAGCAAAGGAGACATTTTAAATTTATTAAAAAATTGCAATAATATATCTAAATTCAAAAAATATAATGATATTATACCATTTATTATCAATGAAGAAAACAAAAATGTAAAAGAAGAAATTATAAGAGATTTACAAAAAAGAACAAAATTTAATAAAGGAACAGATGTTATTGTGGATATTTTTGATACTGGTATTAATAAGAATAACCCATTAATAAATAAATTCATATCTAACAGTTATTCATTTGAAGAAGGAGTTGATTTAACAGATTTTGATGGACATGGAACAGAAATGGCAGGAGTAGTATTATATAATGATTTAGAAAATTATATTGACAATAAAAAAATTATTAAGATTAATCACCGTATTTCATCAGGTAAAATACTACCAAAAACAAAAATTGACAAAGAATTATGGGGAAGTATAACTGAAAGATTAGTTTATGAATCTATAAGATTAAATCCAAAATATAATCATATAATTTGTATGGCTGTAACTTCTGAAGATAGCACTAACAATGGTAAAGTTACTTCTTGGTCTGCCACTATTGATAAATTATGCTATGGTGATGATATTAATAATAAAAGAATAATATTTCTACCAACTGGGAATATAGAAGAGAAATATCATAAAAATTATCCAGAAATTAATAAAAAACAAATTGTAGAAGATCCATCTCAATCTTTTAATGCTATTACGGTAGGAGCATATACAGAAAAATATAATTTATCAGATAAAGAATATAAATCATATAAAGTCATAGCTAATAAAAATTGTATATCTCCATATACAAAAACATCTTGCAGATTTAATGATAAATGGAGTATAAAACCAGATATATTAATGGAAGGTGGAAATACAGCAATAGATAATACTGGTTTTCCTACATTGGTAGAAGAATTATCCACATTAACAACATCTAATAATCAAAATTATTTTACAACAATCAATGCAACAAGTGCTGCTACAGCAAAAGCATCTTGGTTTGCAGCTCAAATACAATCTTCATATCCTAATGCATGGCCTGAGACAATAAGGGCTTTGATGATTCATTGTGCATATTGGCCTGATGAGATGATAAAACATTTATTTCCAAATTTCAACCATAAAATAAAGTCGTATTATAAATCATTACTTAGAATATGCGGTTATGGAGTACCAAATTTTGATAAAGCGATTAACACAATGGAAAATTATCTTACATTAATAAGTCAATCTGAGATAAAGCCTTTTAAAAAAGAAAATAGCGAAACTAAATTAAATAAAATGGATTTATATGATTTACCTTGGCCAAAAGATGTTTTATTAAATTTGGGTAGTTTGGAAGTTGAAATGAGAGTTACATTATCATATTTCATAGAACCATCCCCTGGTGAAGTAGGTTGGGATTATCATTTTAAATATTCTTCTCACGGACTTAGATTTGAAGTAAAAAAAACTTTAGAAAAAGACCAAGAATTTTTAAGAAGAATTAATAAGCTCTATCAAAATAATGAAGAAGATGAGGAAAGCAATAATTCTAATTTATATAATGATAATTGGGTAATAGGAAAAAATGCAAGAGATAAAGGTTCTATACATAGTGATATTTGGAGAGGAACAGCTGCAGATTTAGCAACTTGTGATAAAATAGCAGTATTTCCTGTTGGAGGTTGGTGGAAAGAAAGAAAACATTTAGAAAAGTATGAAGAAAAAACGAGGTATTCATTAATAGTTTCAATAAGTACACCAGAAATAGATGCTGAAGGTAATAAAATAAACATATATACTCCTGTAATCAATAAACTTAAAATAAAACCAGAAATACAGGCAGAAACACAAATAGAAATTTAA
- a CDS encoding restriction endonuclease subunit S translates to MKHPLPRGWTLKRLGDITERITRKNTINNNNVLTISAEHGFISQDKFFTKIVASKDLSKYILLYKGDFCYNKSYCRGYPYGVFRKLKNYDVGVATSLYIYFKIIEGDSTFFEYLFDVGTLNKQLSIISQEGVRNHGLLNVPIEDFFNMTVPFPPIDEQKRIAEVLSLCDKLIENLTKLIEKKEIYKKGVMQRVLSGKARFNGFTDEWKEYKLENIGMSYGGLTNKNASDFIDKCNAKYITYKSIYDCNKIDIKRLEDVYIEENEKQNLVQYGDAFFTISSETPDEVAISSVLLDEVENTYLNSFCFGFRFNFNILVPEFARYYFRSNYVRKYTYKLSQGSTRFNLSKNKFLEMIVKLPSIDEQKKIGELLSLIDQDIDNLKQLLHLRKLQKKGLMQKLLTGEVRI, encoded by the coding sequence ATGAAGCACCCCCTCCCCCGCGGCTGGACTTTGAAACGTTTAGGTGATATAACGGAAAGAATTACAAGAAAAAATACAATCAATAATAACAATGTATTAACCATTTCAGCTGAACATGGATTTATAAGCCAAGATAAATTTTTTACTAAAATTGTTGCTAGTAAAGATTTATCAAAATATATCCTATTATATAAAGGTGATTTTTGCTATAATAAAAGTTATTGCCGTGGTTATCCATATGGTGTTTTTAGAAAATTAAAAAATTATGATGTTGGAGTCGCTACATCTTTATATATTTATTTTAAAATTATTGAAGGTGATAGCACATTTTTTGAATATTTATTTGATGTAGGTACTTTAAATAAACAATTAAGTATTATCTCCCAAGAGGGCGTTAGAAATCATGGTTTATTAAATGTTCCAATAGAAGACTTTTTTAATATGACAGTTCCATTTCCACCCATAGACGAGCAAAAACGTATAGCCGAAGTGTTGTCGTTATGCGATAAGTTAATAGAAAACCTCACGAAGCTCATAGAGAAAAAAGAGATTTATAAGAAAGGGGTAATGCAAAGGGTGCTAAGCGGTAAGGCGCGTTTTAATGGTTTTACGGACGAGTGGAAAGAATATAAACTTGAAAATATAGGCATGTCATATGGTGGACTTACCAACAAAAATGCTTCTGATTTTATTGATAAATGCAACGCCAAATATATAACATACAAAAGTATATATGATTGTAATAAAATAGATATTAAAAGATTAGAAGATGTATATATAGAAGAAAATGAAAAACAAAATCTAGTACAATATGGAGATGCTTTTTTTACCATTTCATCTGAAACTCCCGATGAAGTTGCAATCAGTTCTGTTTTATTAGATGAAGTAGAAAATACATATTTAAATAGTTTTTGTTTTGGATTTAGATTTAATTTTAATATTTTAGTACCTGAATTTGCAAGATATTATTTCCGTTCTAATTATGTTAGAAAATACACATATAAGTTATCACAAGGAAGTACAAGATTTAATTTATCAAAAAACAAATTTTTAGAAATGATAGTAAAGTTACCAAGCATAGACGAGCAGAAAAAAATAGGAGAATTGCTCTCGCTGATAGACCAAGACATTGATAACCTTAAACAGCTTTTACATCTGCGTAAACTGCAAAAAAAGGGGCTTATGCAAAAACTGCTAACTGGGGAGGTAAGAATTTAA
- a CDS encoding type I restriction-modification system subunit M, which yields MNKTTKETIQNIVWKACDTFRGSIDSSLYKDYILSMLFVKYLSDFVKEKTQELEKKYKGDEERLKRNLLRMEYQIPKEASFDYLLSKKEESNIGEIINAALQKIEQQNKSKFENIFNDIDFNDSTKFGATKARNAILKNLLEDFSDSDLNLSPSALENNDVMGDAYEYLIKNFASDAGKKGGEFFTPPEVSILIAKLVSDRKGVRVYDPTCGSGSLLVKVYKELGKDNCSIYGQEKNAQTYSLCRMNMYLHEIGDSAKIEWGDTIKEPKLLENDELMKFDVVVANPPFSLDKWGEDFALNDHYNRFEYGIPPKSKGDYAFVLHMISSMANNGVTAVVMPHGVLFRGASEGIIREKIIKANLLDAVIGLPNNLFYGTSIPACILVLKKNRKEEDVLFIDASKECEKGKNQNRLRDEDIERIYKAYKDRKDISKYSKVVDLKEIEENEYNLNIPRYIDSFEDEDNVDLKSIREEISKLEAERDSLDSSIAKILKDIKL from the coding sequence ATGAACAAAACTACTAAAGAAACTATTCAAAATATCGTTTGGAAAGCTTGCGACACTTTTAGAGGGTCCATCGACTCATCGCTATACAAAGACTATATTTTAAGTATGCTCTTTGTGAAATACCTATCCGACTTCGTTAAAGAAAAAACTCAAGAATTAGAAAAAAAATATAAAGGCGATGAGGAGAGACTAAAAAGAAACCTGCTAAGAATGGAATATCAAATACCAAAAGAAGCAAGTTTCGATTATTTGCTATCCAAAAAAGAAGAGAGCAATATAGGCGAAATCATAAACGCGGCATTACAAAAAATAGAACAGCAAAACAAATCCAAATTTGAAAATATTTTTAATGATATAGATTTTAATGACTCAACCAAATTCGGAGCCACTAAAGCAAGAAACGCAATACTTAAAAACCTCTTAGAAGATTTCAGCGACAGCGATTTAAATTTAAGCCCCAGTGCCTTAGAAAATAATGATGTGATGGGCGATGCTTATGAATATTTAATAAAGAACTTTGCAAGCGATGCAGGTAAAAAGGGAGGCGAGTTCTTTACACCGCCTGAAGTATCTATACTCATAGCGAAATTGGTAAGCGACAGGAAGGGAGTTAGAGTTTATGACCCTACTTGCGGAAGCGGTTCGCTGCTTGTAAAGGTGTATAAAGAATTGGGAAAAGATAATTGCAGTATATACGGTCAAGAAAAAAATGCTCAAACCTACTCATTATGCCGCATGAATATGTATTTGCATGAGATAGGCGACAGTGCCAAAATAGAATGGGGCGACACTATCAAAGAGCCTAAATTATTAGAAAATGATGAGTTAATGAAATTTGATGTAGTAGTAGCAAATCCGCCTTTTAGTTTGGATAAATGGGGAGAAGATTTTGCACTAAACGACCATTATAACCGCTTTGAATACGGCATACCTCCAAAGAGCAAGGGCGATTATGCTTTTGTGCTTCATATGATAAGCAGCATGGCCAACAATGGCGTAACAGCGGTTGTAATGCCTCATGGTGTATTATTCCGCGGAGCATCTGAGGGCATCATTAGAGAAAAGATAATAAAAGCTAATTTACTTGATGCGGTGATAGGTCTTCCAAACAATTTATTTTACGGCACATCAATACCTGCTTGTATACTTGTACTTAAGAAAAACAGAAAAGAGGAAGATGTTTTATTTATAGATGCGAGCAAGGAATGCGAGAAAGGCAAGAATCAAAACCGTTTAAGAGATGAAGATATAGAAAGAATCTACAAAGCTTATAAAGATAGAAAAGACATTTCCAAATACAGCAAAGTAGTAGATTTAAAAGAAATAGAAGAGAATGAATATAATTTGAATATACCTCGCTATATAGATTCTTTTGAAGATGAGGATAATGTAGATTTAAAAAGTATAAGGGAAGAGATAAGCAAATTGGAAGCGGAGCGTGACAGTTTAGATTCAAGCATAGCAAAGATATTGAAAGACATAAAGTTGTAA
- a CDS encoding restriction endonuclease subunit S, protein MKKHLPSGWQEVKLQECLLEQPKYGMNAPAVKYDNLLPTYIRITDIDEYGNFIDGNKVSVNNDNYKEYILHKNDFLFARTGASVGKTYLYNEKDGLLVFAGYLIKVVPNQNKLNSLFLKYYTQSKRYWDFVKTTSARTGQPGINGKEYANMDIILPPLDEQNRIADILSTFDDLIENLTKLIEKKELYKKGVMQRVLSGEVRFNGFTDEWKTVKLKDILIVGSKDRVPDTSKYKKITIKLHNKGIEFSNIERKMADKRPFYIRKKDEIIIGKQNYFNGSIAIVDEEFDNTICSNAIMSFTVNEDCNNKFIYFLLSRKSYMQKYYHLANGTGQKELSESDFLNFNLLIPSLEEQNKIAELLTLIDKDIEILKQILQLRKLQKKGVMQKLLTGEVRV, encoded by the coding sequence ATGAAAAAACATTTGCCGAGCGGCTGGCAGGAAGTAAAATTACAAGAATGTCTATTAGAACAACCAAAATACGGAATGAACGCACCAGCTGTAAAATATGATAATTTATTACCTACATATATAAGAATAACAGATATAGATGAGTATGGAAATTTTATAGATGGTAATAAAGTTTCTGTCAATAATGATAATTATAAAGAATATATTTTACATAAAAATGACTTCTTATTTGCAAGAACAGGTGCATCAGTTGGAAAAACTTATTTATATAATGAAAAAGATGGGCTTTTAGTTTTTGCTGGTTATTTGATTAAAGTAGTACCTAATCAAAATAAATTAAATAGTTTATTTTTAAAATATTATACACAAAGTAAAAGATATTGGGATTTTGTAAAGACTACATCTGCAAGAACAGGTCAGCCCGGTATAAATGGAAAAGAATATGCTAATATGGATATAATTCTTCCACCCCTCGACGAGCAAAATCGTATAGCCGACATACTCTCAACATTCGATGATTTGATAGAAAACCTCACGAAGCTCATAGAGAAAAAAGAGCTATACAAGAAAGGCGTAATGCAAAGGGTGCTGAGTGGAGAGGTGCGTTTTAATGGATTTACGGACGAGTGGAAAACTGTGAAATTAAAAGATATTTTAATAGTTGGTTCAAAAGATAGAGTGCCTGATACTTCTAAATATAAAAAAATAACAATTAAATTGCATAACAAAGGAATAGAATTTTCTAATATAGAAAGAAAAATGGCTGATAAAAGACCTTTTTATATTAGAAAAAAAGATGAAATAATTATAGGTAAGCAAAATTATTTTAATGGAAGTATTGCAATTGTAGATGAAGAATTTGATAATACAATATGTTCAAATGCAATAATGAGCTTTACAGTTAATGAAGATTGCAATAATAAGTTTATATATTTTTTATTATCAAGAAAATCATATATGCAAAAATATTATCATTTAGCTAATGGTACAGGTCAAAAGGAATTATCAGAAAGTGATTTTTTAAATTTTAATCTATTAATTCCAAGCCTCGAGGAGCAAAACAAGATTGCTGAGCTGCTTACGCTCATTGATAAAGATATAGAAATTCTTAAACAGATTTTACAGCTTCGCAAGCTTCAAAAAAAAGGCGTGATGCAAAAACTACTAACTGGGGAGGTAAGAGTTTAG